In a single window of the Dreissena polymorpha isolate Duluth1 chromosome 3, UMN_Dpol_1.0, whole genome shotgun sequence genome:
- the LOC127872346 gene encoding putative ATP-dependent DNA helicase Q1, with product MGFDPPCVTRINHAKPSASIAQYLQEIGRAGRRGQQSHAILYYNKRDLAANTPGIQQDIIKYCSDDTRCLREKLLEPFGFQKSDQIANDKCCSICKSNSAASHLLSAMENVEI from the coding sequence ATGGGTTTTGATCCCCCATGTGTAACAAGAATCAATCATGCCAAGCCATCGGCCAGCATAGCTCAATACCTGCAGGAGATAGGCCGGGCTGGTAGAAGGGGTCAACAGAGCCATGCCATCCTCTATTACAATAAGAGAGATTTGGCTGCAAATACTCCTGGTATACAGCAAGACATAATTAAGTATTGTTCCGATGACACCAGGTGTCTTCGGGAAAAGCTCCTGGAACCTTTTGGCTTTCAGAAAAGTGACCAGATTGCCAATGACAAATGCTGCTCAATTTGCAAGTCAAACTCTGCAGCATCACACTTATTGTCTGCCATGGAAAATGTCGAGATATAA